One genomic segment of Pseudomonadota bacterium includes these proteins:
- a CDS encoding S41 family peptidase, translated as MKRKNRGKSFLLLICLMLLVMVSLNITLMGGNSVAKEDDIPYENIKKFTDVLSLVQKYYVEPVDSKKLIYGSIKGMLSDLDPHSSFMPPEMFKEMQVETHGSFGGLGIEITIRDGVLTVVSPIEDTPAYKAGIKAGDRILKINGELSKDMTLMEAVRKMRGPKGTKITISIMRQGLSELKAVDIIRDIIKIASVKNKSLDDGIGYIRLTQFQERTAADMIKKMDELKKDGPLKGLVLDLRNDPGGLLNQAVQVSDYFLKSGLIVYTDGRLKKQNMKYYAHDNGTEGDYPIVVLVNGGSASASEIVAGALQDHKRAVIMGTPSFGKGSVQTIIPLDDGAAIRLTTSLYYTPNGRSIQAKGINPDIIVEEGLVVQKVERKKSIFHQLKEKDLKGHFENHDKQESDDKADGKTTGDESSLKKPQEKTAKSPDDQVEKQDLQLQRAVELLQGWQVFKQLQGQN; from the coding sequence ATGAAAAGAAAAAACCGGGGAAAGTCATTTTTGCTGCTTATCTGCCTGATGTTACTGGTAATGGTGTCCTTGAACATCACCCTGATGGGGGGCAATTCCGTGGCAAAAGAGGATGATATTCCTTATGAAAATATAAAAAAATTTACTGATGTCTTGTCGCTGGTACAGAAATACTATGTAGAGCCGGTGGACAGCAAAAAGCTTATTTATGGTTCCATTAAAGGTATGCTTAGTGATCTGGATCCCCACTCATCTTTTATGCCGCCGGAAATGTTTAAGGAAATGCAAGTGGAAACCCATGGCAGCTTTGGCGGGCTGGGGATTGAAATTACTATTCGTGACGGGGTATTAACTGTTGTTTCTCCTATCGAGGACACCCCTGCCTACAAGGCTGGAATTAAGGCGGGAGACCGGATTTTAAAAATAAATGGTGAGCTGTCCAAGGATATGACCCTGATGGAAGCGGTCCGCAAAATGAGGGGGCCTAAAGGAACAAAAATTACCATATCGATTATGAGACAAGGACTTTCTGAATTGAAAGCGGTGGACATCATCAGGGATATTATAAAAATTGCCAGTGTTAAAAATAAAAGCCTTGACGACGGCATCGGTTATATTCGTTTGACCCAGTTTCAGGAGCGGACTGCGGCCGATATGATTAAAAAAATGGATGAATTAAAAAAAGATGGCCCTCTCAAGGGATTGGTACTTGATTTACGTAATGATCCTGGTGGCTTATTGAACCAGGCGGTACAGGTTTCCGATTATTTTCTGAAAAGCGGCTTGATTGTTTACACGGATGGTCGGCTCAAAAAGCAGAATATGAAATATTATGCTCATGATAACGGGACGGAGGGTGATTATCCCATAGTTGTTCTGGTTAACGGTGGCAGCGCCAGTGCTTCGGAGATTGTTGCCGGGGCTCTGCAGGATCATAAACGGGCAGTGATCATGGGAACGCCAAGTTTTGGCAAGGGCTCTGTGCAGACCATCATTCCACTGGATGATGGTGCCGCCATTCGGCTGACTACTTCATTGTATTATACTCCCAACGGCCGTTCCATCCAGGCCAAAGGGATTAATCCGGACATTATCGTTGAGGAAGGATTGGTTGTCCAGAAAGTTGAGCGGAAAAAATCAATTTTCCATCAACTTAAGGAAAAGGATCTTAAGGGGCATTTTGAAAACCATGATAAGCAGGAATCTGATGATAAAGCCGATGGCAAAACAACAGGGGATGAAAGTTCGCTGAAAAAACCCCAGGAAAAAACAGCAAAATCACCGGATGACCAAGTGGAGAAACAGGATCTCCAGTTACAGCGAGCGGTAGAATTACTGCAGGGCTGGCAGGTATTTAAGCAGCTCCAGGGGCAGAACTGA
- the ftsE gene encoding cell division ATP-binding protein FtsE, whose product MIRVFHLYKNYLPTVAVLQDVSFQLEAGDFVFLTGPSGAGKTTLLRLLFAAERPKSGQILIDGKNITNFSRRRIAYIRRSIGVVFQDFKLITYRTVFDNVALVLEITGIPRNEIKKRVWKVLKLVGIEQKLYRYPLELSGGEQQRVAIARALVNEPQIILADEPTGNLDFEITTEIMNILNNVNAQGTTVMLATHNQLLLQKFKRKVFTLHNGMLHEDVLPKENQ is encoded by the coding sequence ATGATCAGGGTATTTCATCTTTATAAAAATTACCTGCCTACCGTTGCTGTTTTGCAGGATGTTTCCTTTCAGCTTGAGGCGGGTGATTTCGTCTTTTTGACCGGCCCCAGCGGGGCGGGTAAAACCACTCTGCTGCGTTTGCTGTTTGCGGCCGAACGGCCGAAATCCGGCCAGATATTAATTGACGGAAAAAATATTACCAATTTCTCCCGCCGCCGGATTGCCTATATTCGCCGGTCCATCGGGGTAGTGTTTCAGGATTTCAAGCTTATCACCTACCGGACGGTTTTTGATAATGTGGCCCTGGTGCTGGAAATTACCGGAATTCCCCGGAATGAAATTAAAAAGCGGGTTTGGAAGGTCTTGAAACTGGTGGGCATTGAACAGAAACTCTACCGTTACCCGCTGGAGTTGTCTGGAGGGGAGCAGCAGCGGGTGGCCATTGCCCGGGCTCTGGTTAATGAGCCGCAGATTATTCTCGCGGATGAGCCCACCGGAAATCTTGATTTTGAGATTACCACCGAAATCATGAATATTTTAAATAATGTCAATGCCCAGGGAACGACGGTTATGCTGGCTACCCATAATCAGCTGCTGTTGCAGAAATTCAAGCGGAAAGTATTTACCCTGCATAACGGGATGCTGCACGAAGACGTTTTGCCCAAAGAAAATCAATGA
- a CDS encoding proline--tRNA ligase — translation MRFSRMYIPTLKEDPTEAEVISHKLMLRAGMIRRLAAGIYAYLPLGLMAVRKVELIVREEMNRAGAQELLLPGVQPAELWQESGRWEQYGKELLRFTDRHQRGFCLGPTHEEVITDLVRHEIRSYRQLPLNLYQIQTKFRDEIRPRFGLMRGREFIMKDGYSFDVDDQLAEKSYHLMFAAYDRIFKRCGLDFRAVEADSGAIGGSFSHEFVVLANSGEDAVATCSECDYAANLEKAERSCPGPEPGEKDQSALPAMEEVSTPDYCSIEEVCAFLKIEPRETVKSMVYESDHGLCMVVVNGARQVSETKLKALLGVQWVELAEESKIDEAFAARAGSLGPVMTKIEVIADQEVAGMSSLVCGANRDGFHLQHVAYGRDFTASQIGDLVEVQVGDACPRCGARLEVARGIEVGHIFKLGVKYSEALSATFLDQHGKEKLMVMGCYGIGIGRTVAAAIEQNHDEQGMMLPYALAPFKVALLCLDTKNEEVVAYCDRLYASLRERGIETLYDDRNERPGIKFKDADLIGMPLRLTVGRKGFARGILEVKERRASDSVEIQIDDVIQLWEMIDKLAAHDQGISSL, via the coding sequence ATGCGTTTTTCCAGGATGTATATTCCCACGTTAAAAGAAGATCCGACGGAAGCTGAGGTAATTAGTCATAAACTGATGCTGCGGGCTGGGATGATCCGCCGTCTGGCTGCCGGTATTTATGCTTATCTGCCATTGGGACTCATGGCTGTACGCAAAGTTGAGCTGATTGTCAGGGAGGAAATGAACCGGGCAGGGGCACAGGAATTGCTGTTGCCGGGGGTTCAGCCGGCTGAGCTCTGGCAGGAAAGTGGCCGCTGGGAGCAGTATGGGAAGGAATTGCTTCGCTTTACTGACCGTCACCAGCGGGGATTCTGTCTCGGACCCACCCACGAAGAAGTGATTACTGATCTGGTTCGCCATGAAATCCGTTCTTATCGGCAGCTGCCGCTGAATCTCTACCAGATTCAGACCAAATTTCGGGATGAAATCAGACCCCGCTTCGGGCTCATGCGGGGACGGGAATTTATCATGAAAGACGGTTACAGCTTTGATGTGGATGACCAGCTGGCGGAAAAGAGTTATCATCTCATGTTTGCTGCCTATGACCGGATTTTTAAACGCTGTGGCCTTGATTTCCGCGCGGTTGAGGCGGATAGTGGTGCCATCGGCGGCAGTTTTTCCCATGAATTTGTCGTGTTGGCTAATTCGGGTGAAGATGCGGTGGCTACCTGCAGCGAATGTGACTATGCCGCCAATCTGGAAAAAGCTGAACGCTCTTGTCCTGGCCCTGAACCGGGAGAAAAAGATCAAAGTGCTTTGCCGGCAATGGAGGAGGTCTCGACTCCGGATTATTGCTCCATCGAGGAAGTGTGTGCCTTCCTCAAAATTGAACCGCGGGAAACGGTTAAATCAATGGTCTATGAAAGTGATCATGGTTTGTGCATGGTTGTGGTTAATGGCGCCCGACAGGTGAGTGAGACTAAATTGAAAGCGCTATTGGGAGTTCAATGGGTAGAACTGGCTGAAGAGAGCAAGATTGACGAGGCTTTTGCCGCCCGGGCCGGGTCTTTGGGGCCGGTGATGACAAAGATAGAAGTAATAGCTGACCAGGAAGTTGCGGGAATGTCATCGCTGGTTTGCGGGGCTAATCGTGATGGCTTCCATTTACAGCACGTGGCTTATGGCCGAGACTTTACCGCCTCCCAGATTGGTGATCTGGTGGAAGTGCAGGTTGGTGATGCCTGCCCCCGTTGCGGAGCGAGGCTGGAAGTAGCGCGGGGAATTGAAGTCGGGCATATTTTTAAGCTGGGAGTTAAATACAGTGAAGCTTTATCCGCCACCTTTCTGGATCAGCATGGTAAAGAAAAGTTGATGGTTATGGGTTGCTATGGGATCGGGATTGGCCGGACGGTGGCCGCAGCCATTGAACAGAATCATGATGAACAGGGAATGATGCTCCCCTATGCATTGGCACCTTTTAAAGTTGCCTTGCTTTGTCTGGATACTAAAAATGAAGAGGTGGTGGCTTATTGTGACCGCTTGTATGCCAGCCTGCGGGAACGGGGGATTGAAACTCTCTACGACGACCGGAATGAACGACCGGGAATAAAATTCAAGGATGCTGATCTTATAGGTATGCCTTTGAGATTAACGGTTGGTCGAAAAGGTTTTGCCCGCGGTATCCTTGAGGTAAAAGAGCGCCGTGCGAGTGATAGTGTCGAGATTCAGATTGATGACGTAATCCAACTTTGGGAAATGATTGATAAACTGGCTGCTCATGATCAGGGTATTTCATCTTTATAA
- a CDS encoding divergent polysaccharide deacetylase family protein yields LAQKYVHADSMDRFTEWVSRDSRRWLLTRWVGVYQDPEEVKGLFAACQELSDRNQSGYQLLSYVDRNKTNFLLILKHGYQLGSMQMHWAGPEKARTIPRVEPPRIAIIIDDMGMSIPIAKQFVQLSFPLTFSIFPYAPRALEVARLFHQAGQQIMLHVPMEPHGYPDVDPGPGALLDSMNDQQLLSRFSKELSAIPGIVGVNNHMGSRLTENRHIMALFMNCLHDKPLFFIDSRTIAGTVAFDEALKAGIPAGQRDVFLDNIQDEQYILTQLRKLIAIAQIKKTAVGIGHPYPETVAALRRLSQLTQESRVTIVPVSKLIEKNVDR; encoded by the coding sequence CTCTGGCGCAGAAATATGTCCATGCTGATTCCATGGACCGTTTTACAGAGTGGGTTTCCCGTGATTCCCGCCGCTGGTTATTAACCCGCTGGGTAGGTGTTTATCAGGATCCTGAAGAAGTGAAGGGTTTGTTTGCGGCTTGTCAGGAACTGTCAGACCGGAATCAGTCAGGATATCAGCTTCTTTCCTATGTAGACAGAAATAAAACCAATTTTCTCCTTATCCTCAAGCATGGATACCAGCTGGGCAGTATGCAAATGCATTGGGCCGGTCCTGAAAAGGCCCGTACCATACCCCGGGTGGAACCACCTAGAATTGCTATTATTATTGACGATATGGGGATGAGCATCCCCATTGCCAAACAGTTTGTCCAGTTATCCTTTCCCCTGACTTTTTCTATTTTCCCCTATGCACCGCGCGCCCTGGAGGTCGCCAGGCTGTTTCATCAAGCCGGGCAGCAGATCATGCTGCATGTGCCGATGGAACCTCATGGTTATCCGGACGTGGATCCCGGTCCGGGTGCCCTGCTTGACAGCATGAATGACCAGCAGCTTTTATCCCGTTTCAGCAAGGAGCTGTCGGCTATTCCCGGAATTGTGGGGGTTAATAATCACATGGGTTCCCGGCTGACGGAAAATCGGCATATAATGGCTTTGTTTATGAACTGTTTGCATGATAAACCGCTTTTTTTTATTGACAGCCGGACAATAGCTGGAACCGTGGCTTTCGATGAAGCCCTGAAGGCCGGAATTCCAGCCGGGCAAAGGGATGTTTTTCTGGACAATATACAGGATGAGCAGTATATTCTGACCCAGCTGAGAAAATTGATAGCAATTGCCCAGATCAAAAAAACAGCTGTGGGTATCGGCCATCCTTACCCGGAAACGGTGGCGGCTTTGCGCAGACTCAGTCAATTAACCCAGGAGTCAAGGGTTACCATAGTTCCAGTGAGTAAACTGATTGAGAAAAATGTGGATCGCTAA
- a CDS encoding peptidoglycan DD-metalloendopeptidase family protein: MLTLLLVVVSVIGDCVGIRGFAQAAGPVIEDSVRLNQLEKRLQKTQQQAESSQHQEKELLEGLHLISRARHSLELEIYNLQQQLQDLEASMAGEEQQLQQVSAAMARQRNEFNHRLKVRYMTPPGVLLEKLFGRQKLKDKINQITYLKYILTYDQQQLTNFARLLTEHQRIKQLLEKQRQQVTEMKGKKRLKLAGLEENIAKKNKLLYKIRGKKEYYAALVKELAEAAEKLKKIINTRRKCSGRHSSLAKFKGRLPMPTSGVVVRFFGLERDRRFKTVTENKGIDIEAPLGTEVKAIFPGQVIFASWLKGYGNLIIIDHGEGYYSIYGHLLEFKTKVNMNIRQREAIGSVGDTDSLIGPALYFEIRRHGKPQNPLEWVSPMVQG; encoded by the coding sequence ATGCTGACTCTATTGCTTGTTGTGGTGTCAGTCATTGGTGATTGTGTCGGAATCCGCGGTTTTGCCCAGGCTGCCGGTCCGGTGATAGAAGATTCTGTCCGGTTGAATCAGCTGGAAAAACGTTTGCAGAAAACCCAGCAGCAGGCTGAATCTTCTCAGCATCAGGAAAAAGAACTGTTGGAAGGGCTGCATCTCATATCCAGGGCGCGTCATAGCCTGGAGCTTGAAATTTATAACCTGCAGCAGCAGCTGCAGGATCTGGAAGCATCAATGGCCGGTGAAGAGCAGCAATTGCAGCAGGTTTCCGCTGCGATGGCCCGGCAACGCAATGAATTTAACCACCGTCTAAAGGTGCGCTACATGACCCCACCGGGAGTGTTGCTGGAGAAGCTCTTTGGTCGGCAGAAACTGAAAGATAAAATCAATCAGATTACCTATCTGAAATATATTCTTACATACGACCAACAGCAGCTGACCAACTTTGCCCGCCTGCTGACAGAACATCAGAGGATAAAACAGTTACTTGAAAAACAGCGGCAGCAAGTGACTGAAATGAAGGGGAAAAAGCGGTTGAAGCTGGCGGGGCTGGAAGAAAATATTGCTAAAAAAAATAAGCTGTTGTATAAAATCAGGGGTAAAAAAGAGTATTATGCGGCTTTGGTTAAAGAACTGGCTGAAGCTGCCGAAAAATTAAAGAAAATCATCAATACACGACGTAAGTGTTCCGGGCGTCATAGTTCATTGGCCAAGTTTAAGGGTCGTTTGCCAATGCCCACCAGCGGGGTCGTTGTCAGGTTCTTCGGATTGGAACGGGACCGCCGTTTTAAAACGGTAACCGAAAATAAGGGTATTGATATTGAAGCTCCGCTGGGAACGGAGGTTAAGGCGATTTTTCCTGGTCAGGTTATCTTTGCCAGCTGGCTGAAAGGCTATGGCAACCTGATTATTATTGATCATGGAGAGGGATACTATTCGATTTATGGTCATTTGCTGGAATTTAAAACGAAGGTCAACATGAATATCCGTCAACGTGAGGCGATTGGCTCAGTCGGTGATACTGATTCTCTGATTGGTCCGGCGCTTTATTTTGAAATCAGAAGACATGGCAAACCTCAAAACCCCCTGGAATGGGTGTCGCCGATGGTACAGGGGTGA
- a CDS encoding Na/Pi cotransporter family protein: MVQSMIFSFVGGLGLFLYGMKIMSEGLQKAAGDRLRNVLEKLTSNRFIAFLVGVGVTAVVQSSSATTVMVVGFVNAGLMNLLQAIGVILGANIGTTVTAQMIAFKVQHYALPAIGLGVGLRLFATSRRWQYYGEILIGFGMLFYGLTVMKSGLSALKQHAYFQQAFVTFGNNPLLAVLAGALLTMVLQSSSATVGITMTLALSGALSFKGGIGLILGENIGTTITALLASIGTNVTAKRAARVHMIFNVIGVVYILLLLPLFIKLVDHITPGNPDFLLTSADQALTYGMTIGDKPFIARHLANAHTIFNVANCLLFLPLLGVLAKISTWMVPAHDEDEQETHLRYLDNRVLDTPSLAVSQARQETVRMMQIATKMFAQTMECSHDYSMKLVDKIYRKENIIDMLQKEITDFIVALSPQSLTREFSREVTSLMYMVNNIERIGDHSENLVKLVERRLESKIIFSDQAMEEIEDISSKTSEFLKLICDALKRGDGKIMTEAKRLEKSINMLEDHYRKDHVLRLNEGCCTVDAGLIFIDMLTNFEKIGDHCYNLAESIAGLK, from the coding sequence ATGGTTCAATCAATGATTTTTTCTTTTGTGGGTGGCTTGGGGCTGTTCCTCTACGGCATGAAAATCATGTCCGAGGGTTTGCAGAAGGCTGCCGGTGACCGGCTCAGGAATGTGCTTGAAAAACTTACCTCCAACCGTTTTATCGCTTTTCTGGTGGGGGTGGGGGTAACCGCTGTTGTCCAGAGCAGCAGTGCGACAACGGTGATGGTGGTTGGTTTTGTCAACGCCGGTTTGATGAATCTGCTGCAGGCCATCGGGGTTATTCTGGGAGCCAATATCGGGACGACTGTCACCGCCCAGATGATTGCTTTCAAGGTGCAGCATTATGCGTTGCCGGCCATCGGCCTGGGAGTGGGTCTGCGTCTCTTTGCCACCAGCCGTCGTTGGCAGTACTATGGCGAAATTCTGATTGGCTTCGGCATGCTTTTTTATGGTCTGACGGTGATGAAAAGCGGATTGAGTGCGCTGAAACAGCATGCTTATTTCCAACAGGCATTTGTAACTTTTGGGAATAATCCGCTGTTGGCGGTGCTTGCTGGAGCGCTGCTGACCATGGTTTTGCAAAGCAGCAGTGCTACGGTCGGCATTACCATGACTTTGGCGTTAAGCGGAGCGCTGAGCTTTAAGGGCGGTATTGGCCTGATCCTTGGCGAAAATATTGGGACCACCATTACCGCCCTGCTGGCCAGTATCGGCACCAATGTCACCGCCAAGCGGGCGGCCCGGGTCCATATGATTTTCAATGTTATCGGGGTAGTTTATATTTTACTGTTATTGCCATTATTTATTAAATTGGTGGATCACATTACTCCCGGTAATCCTGACTTTTTACTGACCTCCGCTGATCAGGCGCTGACCTATGGTATGACAATAGGGGATAAGCCTTTTATTGCCCGGCACCTTGCCAATGCCCATACCATCTTCAATGTGGCCAATTGTTTACTTTTTCTCCCGTTGCTGGGAGTTCTGGCCAAAATAAGCACCTGGATGGTTCCCGCTCATGACGAAGATGAGCAGGAAACCCATCTGCGCTACCTGGATAACCGGGTACTTGATACGCCCTCTCTGGCTGTTTCCCAGGCCCGTCAGGAAACCGTCAGAATGATGCAGATAGCCACAAAAATGTTTGCCCAGACGATGGAATGTTCTCATGATTATTCGATGAAACTGGTGGATAAAATATATCGTAAAGAAAATATCATCGACATGTTGCAAAAGGAGATCACGGATTTTATTGTTGCTTTAAGTCCACAATCTCTGACCCGGGAGTTTTCCCGGGAAGTTACCTCGCTCATGTATATGGTAAATAACATTGAGCGTATTGGTGACCATTCGGAAAATCTGGTGAAACTGGTTGAACGCCGTCTGGAGAGTAAGATAATTTTCAGTGATCAGGCTATGGAAGAAATAGAAGATATCTCCAGCAAAACCAGTGAATTTCTCAAGCTGATTTGCGATGCGCTTAAGCGGGGCGATGGCAAGATTATGACTGAAGCCAAGCGTCTGGAAAAGAGCATAAATATGCTTGAAGATCATTATCGAAAAGATCATGTTTTGCGTCTGAATGAGGGATGTTGTACAGTGGATGCCGGCCTTATTTTTATCGATATGCTGACTAACTTTGAAAAAATCGGCGATCATTGCTATAATCTGGCGGAATCCATCGCCGGGCTGAAATAA
- a CDS encoding permease-like cell division protein FtsX, whose amino-acid sequence MNITYLYYLLKSTCQNIRQHLVINLISIFTITFSLVIFGLYSFGYLNLKKTLDDWRTDFQVIVYLQDSISQTQLKSLKHLCESQPVVSRLVYVDKNKAMQHFRQSLGKDSTLLQGLKGNPLPASLELQLKSEVQGMQAVESLVGRIKQQPGVDELQYGQQWLNHFFSIMRLLHIFGLGVTGFLFFVTIFIVSNTIKLSFYSRRDAIDIMELVGATRFYIAIPYLLEGLFQGLIASLLSVAAVYGIYYYLLAWLQRSFPFLQGMVSLTFFTPRMLGGFVILGVLLGGLGFLVSFKWIRGN is encoded by the coding sequence ATGAATATAACCTACCTCTATTATCTGCTGAAATCCACTTGCCAGAATATTCGCCAGCATCTGGTTATTAATCTGATTTCTATTTTTACGATTACCTTTTCCCTGGTAATCTTCGGCTTATACTCATTCGGCTATCTGAATCTTAAAAAAACCTTGGATGACTGGCGGACTGATTTTCAGGTGATAGTTTACCTGCAGGATTCCATCAGTCAAACGCAGCTAAAATCCCTAAAGCATCTATGTGAGTCTCAGCCGGTGGTTTCCCGGCTTGTTTATGTTGACAAGAATAAAGCGATGCAGCATTTCAGGCAATCGCTGGGAAAGGATTCCACCCTGTTGCAGGGACTTAAGGGAAACCCCCTGCCGGCCTCACTTGAACTGCAGTTGAAAAGCGAAGTGCAGGGTATGCAGGCGGTGGAAAGTCTCGTTGGCCGCATTAAACAGCAACCCGGAGTGGATGAGCTGCAGTATGGTCAGCAGTGGCTTAATCATTTTTTCTCAATTATGAGACTGCTGCATATCTTTGGTCTGGGGGTTACCGGATTTCTCTTTTTTGTTACCATTTTTATTGTTTCGAATACGATCAAATTATCCTTTTATTCCCGCCGGGATGCCATTGATATTATGGAGTTGGTGGGTGCGACCCGGTTTTATATTGCCATTCCTTATTTGCTGGAAGGGCTATTTCAGGGGTTGATTGCTTCACTGCTGTCCGTTGCTGCTGTTTATGGTATTTATTACTATCTGCTTGCCTGGCTGCAGCGAAGTTTTCCCTTTCTCCAAGGGATGGTTTCTCTGACTTTTTTTACCCCCCGCATGCTTGGTGGTTTTGTAATTCTTGGAGTTCTGTTGGGGGGACTGGGTTTCCTGGTGTCTTTTAAATGGATAAGAGGAAATTGA